The Hymenobacter sp. 5317J-9 genome has a window encoding:
- a CDS encoding heme NO-binding domain-containing protein, giving the protein MHGTILTLLKRYVQTQYDHSTWVKLMELSGLEHVEFDHKTAYPDEHLYALVGHAAEMTGLSAGELHEKFGEYLVPDLMYMYQKLLKPEWKTLDMLEHTEHTMHRQVRQEHAENAPPVLDVTRIGPDELYIDYVSPRRMGGLAVGIVRGLAAYYDEADRIDVMPTTTEDGQRVRIHVRRT; this is encoded by the coding sequence ATGCACGGCACCATTCTTACCCTGCTCAAGCGCTACGTGCAAACGCAATACGACCACAGCACCTGGGTGAAGCTGATGGAGCTTTCGGGGCTGGAGCACGTCGAGTTCGACCACAAAACCGCGTATCCCGATGAGCACCTGTACGCCCTGGTGGGCCACGCCGCCGAGATGACGGGGCTGTCGGCCGGTGAACTGCACGAGAAGTTCGGTGAGTACCTCGTGCCGGACCTCATGTACATGTACCAGAAGCTGCTGAAGCCCGAGTGGAAAACCCTGGACATGCTGGAGCACACCGAGCACACCATGCACCGGCAGGTGCGCCAGGAGCACGCCGAAAACGCCCCGCCCGTGCTCGACGTCACCCGCATCGGCCCCGACGAGTTGTACATCGACTACGTGTCGCCGCGCCGCATGGGCGGCTTGGCCGTGGGCATTGTGCGCGGGCTGGCCGCCTACTACGACGAAGCCGACCGCATCGACGTGATGCCCACTACCACCGAGGACGGGCAGCGGGTGCGCATTCACGTGCGCCGCACCTAA
- a CDS encoding arsenosugar biosynthesis-associated peroxidase-like protein, protein MSSYYNPADLAKFGKISDWQPEMGRKFFDYYGEVFKEGALTEREKSLIALAVAHVVQCPYCIDAYTSDALQKGVDETEMMEAVHVGAAIKGGATLVHATMMMNKAKELSM, encoded by the coding sequence ATGAGCAGCTACTACAACCCCGCCGACCTCGCCAAATTTGGAAAAATCAGCGACTGGCAGCCCGAGATGGGCCGCAAATTTTTCGACTACTACGGCGAAGTCTTTAAAGAAGGCGCCCTGACCGAGCGCGAAAAGTCGCTGATTGCGCTGGCCGTGGCGCACGTGGTGCAGTGCCCGTACTGCATCGATGCCTACACCTCCGACGCGCTGCAGAAAGGCGTGGACGAGACGGAAATGATGGAGGCCGTGCACGTGGGGGCCGCCATCAAGGGCGGGGCCACGCTGGTGCACGCCACCATGATGATGAACAAAGCCAAGGAGCTTTCCATGTAA
- a CDS encoding rhodanese-like domain-containing protein, with amino-acid sequence MSFAFVASSCLLLGVFGLSSCGSDAAGEARPSAAYRRMLQLLYKHTVPTVAPAALARALAGPEAPLLLDVRTPAEYGVSHLSGAQLVPYDSVATLDFAGVDRRRPVVVYCSVGARSERLGERLRSLGFEHVSNLYGGLFEWVNEGYPVVNAQGPTPNVHPYSGLWGAWLRRGRKTYQ; translated from the coding sequence ATGTCGTTTGCCTTCGTCGCGTCTTCCTGCCTGCTTTTGGGCGTTTTCGGCCTGAGCAGCTGCGGCTCCGATGCGGCCGGGGAGGCGCGGCCCTCGGCGGCCTACCGCCGCATGCTGCAGCTGCTCTATAAGCACACCGTGCCCACGGTGGCGCCGGCCGCGCTGGCCCGCGCCCTGGCAGGGCCCGAGGCCCCGCTGCTGCTCGATGTGCGCACGCCCGCCGAGTACGGCGTGAGCCACCTGAGCGGCGCCCAACTGGTGCCCTACGACTCGGTGGCCACGCTGGATTTTGCGGGCGTGGACCGCCGCCGCCCGGTGGTGGTGTATTGCTCGGTGGGCGCCCGCAGCGAGCGCCTGGGCGAGCGGCTGCGCAGCCTGGGTTTCGAGCACGTGAGCAACCTCTACGGCGGCCTGTTTGAGTGGGTGAACGAGGGCTATCCGGTGGTGAACGCCCAGGGACCTACGCCCAATGTGCATCCGTATTCGGGGCTATGGGGTGCTTGGCTCCGGCGCGGCCGCAAAACGTATCAGTAG